In Rhodohalobacter barkolensis, the following proteins share a genomic window:
- a CDS encoding TolC family protein — MDGELENHLLPVPSNSGRGDRLRIIQLSDQECVNGFSNHDDFRSKLSVRSEHTPKSPLKRGLLITIAVLIVIFTGAFTNTLHAQGFESSPNQENTPLSLPLLGETSQYPQLEEYLQIAIEQNPELQSLQFLFEAERERANEFGVMPDPELNINYDFNPMMSESRLGRFSVSAMQMFPWFGTLGSKKEAQQFSAEAQRSMIDSRQLEILRDIQITWFDIAEVEEQIRIADETFKLVGDLEQLVEIRYETASTGQADILRIQMEKQRIQNRIENLEDKLWPLRAKFNELLNRETGEEVISAEPQQQAELPYSAEEIAQLAKNQNPVFETLSLQESALQQQERTAELSGRPSFGIGLEVMGRDFGPMSMFPDSKESFIGMATIRLPIYRSRTKSQKQQISSRLQAVEMERVQAENRISSDLESTQETLRSSNRSIELLDNELIPRARQVLDILSEEYTSGNARFDELLQIQRELLDLEFERVEAVVNQNKAMARIERLVGGLRNEFRD, encoded by the coding sequence ATGGATGGGGAACTCGAAAATCACCTCTTGCCTGTCCCGAGTAATTCGGGGAGAGGAGACAGATTACGGATCATCCAGCTAAGTGATCAGGAGTGTGTTAACGGGTTTTCTAACCACGATGATTTTCGGTCGAAGCTAAGTGTACGTTCCGAACACACCCCTAAATCCCCTCTCAAGAGGGGACTTCTGATAACCATTGCTGTGTTGATTGTTATTTTTACGGGAGCATTTACAAATACACTGCATGCGCAGGGTTTTGAGTCATCTCCAAATCAGGAAAACACCCCTCTAAGTCTCCCCTTATTAGGGGAGACTTCTCAATACCCACAACTCGAAGAGTATCTCCAGATTGCCATTGAGCAAAATCCTGAGTTACAATCTCTTCAGTTTTTATTTGAAGCCGAAAGAGAAAGAGCCAATGAGTTTGGGGTAATGCCGGACCCGGAGTTGAACATCAATTACGATTTTAATCCAATGATGTCCGAATCGCGTCTGGGCCGATTTTCTGTTTCTGCAATGCAGATGTTTCCTTGGTTTGGTACACTCGGTTCAAAAAAAGAGGCGCAGCAATTTTCGGCCGAAGCTCAACGATCAATGATTGACAGTCGTCAGCTTGAAATTCTACGGGACATTCAGATCACTTGGTTTGATATCGCTGAAGTTGAAGAGCAGATTAGAATTGCCGATGAAACATTCAAACTAGTCGGTGATTTGGAGCAGCTGGTGGAAATCAGATATGAGACGGCAAGCACCGGTCAGGCAGATATTCTGCGAATTCAGATGGAAAAACAACGAATCCAAAACCGTATAGAAAATCTTGAAGACAAACTCTGGCCGCTTCGGGCAAAGTTTAATGAACTCTTAAACCGGGAAACCGGTGAAGAGGTCATTTCGGCTGAACCGCAACAGCAAGCAGAGCTTCCATACTCTGCTGAGGAGATTGCGCAACTGGCTAAAAATCAAAATCCAGTGTTTGAAACTCTGAGTCTTCAGGAATCTGCACTTCAACAACAGGAACGCACGGCAGAGCTTAGCGGACGTCCCTCCTTTGGAATCGGACTTGAAGTGATGGGAAGAGATTTTGGCCCAATGTCGATGTTTCCGGATTCGAAGGAGAGTTTTATCGGAATGGCTACTATTCGGCTGCCGATCTACCGATCCCGAACCAAATCCCAAAAACAGCAGATTTCGAGCCGGCTTCAAGCTGTAGAGATGGAGCGGGTTCAAGCCGAAAACAGAATATCATCCGATCTGGAATCGACCCAGGAAACGTTACGGTCATCCAACCGATCTATTGAACTTTTAGATAATGAGCTGATCCCGAGAGCGCGACAGGTGCTCGATATTCTGAGTGAAGAGTATACTTCAGGAAATGCCCGTTTCGACGAACTGTTGCAAATCCAGCGGGAACTGCTCGATCTGGAATTTGAGCGGGTTGAGGCGGTTGTAAACCAGAACAAAGCCATGGCAAGAATTGAACGATTGGTCGGGGGGCTGAGGAATGAGTTTCGAGATTGA
- a CDS encoding efflux RND transporter periplasmic adaptor subunit yields the protein MNITKTQYLTYASVLITGIILGWLFFGGSSTVQNDHEGHEHEQVTNESGEQVWTCSMHPSVREDEPGSCPICGMDLIPASSEEREDDYSMVMTEASMQLADIQTTPAVREQPVREIHLPGRVEIDERRISYVTAHFEGRVRDVKIDFTGAPIRKGEVMATIYSPDLVSAQRELLQAVQVQDRNPQLYEAAVRKFRLWEFSDEQIQTIIDRGEVQTNMEILSPVDGFVMKRNVVDEQHVMEGTVIYEVANLDQLWVTLDAYEEDIPWITEGNEVTFQTRSNPGQDYQATIDFIDPAFDPQKRTIRLRANVENGDHSLRPDMLVRGTVQAEESEEKILVPVSAVLWTGPRSLVYVKDPSAETPRFEVREVELGAQAGDYYIIESGLTEGEEVVFNGNFRIDSEFQLADRFSMMNREPGSGAVPAGHQHGGSDMDESAMEEEDHSEHQSEASIGEEENEVDEAFREEFTELLENYLTLKDELIESDLESAVNSATDLITQLEEIGEHRLEGDSHVAWMESYSAIMDHAESMSNTDDIEEYREAFSRLSDQLIEDVKTFGIEGVVYHQYCPMAFDNEGADWLSREEQIRNPYLPENMLTCGEVIDSIE from the coding sequence ATGAACATCACAAAAACCCAATATCTCACATACGCATCTGTCCTGATAACAGGAATCATTCTCGGATGGCTCTTTTTCGGCGGATCAAGCACTGTCCAGAATGACCATGAAGGTCACGAGCATGAACAGGTTACGAATGAATCAGGCGAACAGGTCTGGACTTGCTCCATGCACCCTTCCGTTCGTGAAGATGAACCCGGATCTTGCCCGATTTGCGGAATGGACCTGATACCCGCCTCTTCCGAAGAACGTGAGGATGACTACAGCATGGTGATGACGGAAGCCTCCATGCAGCTTGCAGACATCCAGACAACACCCGCAGTACGTGAACAGCCCGTGCGGGAAATTCATCTGCCCGGACGTGTTGAAATTGATGAACGGCGAATCAGTTATGTCACCGCTCACTTTGAGGGACGGGTACGGGACGTCAAAATTGACTTCACCGGTGCTCCCATTCGAAAAGGGGAAGTAATGGCAACCATATACTCTCCTGATTTAGTCAGTGCACAGCGCGAGCTGCTTCAGGCCGTTCAGGTACAAGATAGAAATCCACAACTCTATGAGGCTGCAGTGCGAAAGTTTAGGCTTTGGGAGTTCTCTGATGAACAGATTCAGACCATCATAGATCGAGGTGAAGTTCAAACCAATATGGAGATTCTCTCTCCGGTAGACGGTTTTGTGATGAAGCGAAATGTGGTGGATGAGCAACACGTGATGGAAGGAACCGTCATTTATGAAGTTGCTAACCTGGACCAGCTCTGGGTTACACTGGATGCATACGAAGAGGACATTCCCTGGATTACGGAAGGAAATGAAGTCACTTTCCAGACCCGATCCAATCCCGGGCAGGATTATCAGGCTACCATCGATTTTATTGATCCGGCCTTTGATCCCCAAAAAAGAACCATCCGTCTAAGGGCAAATGTGGAGAATGGAGATCACTCCCTGCGACCTGACATGCTTGTACGTGGAACTGTTCAGGCTGAAGAAAGTGAAGAGAAAATTCTCGTACCGGTTTCTGCCGTTCTGTGGACCGGGCCAAGATCTCTCGTTTATGTAAAAGATCCATCTGCCGAAACCCCACGCTTTGAAGTACGTGAGGTAGAACTGGGAGCTCAAGCCGGAGATTATTACATCATTGAAAGCGGCCTCACTGAAGGTGAAGAAGTTGTATTCAATGGAAATTTCCGTATCGACAGTGAGTTTCAGCTCGCCGATCGCTTCAGCATGATGAACCGTGAGCCGGGAAGCGGAGCAGTTCCGGCAGGACATCAGCATGGAGGCTCGGATATGGACGAAAGTGCAATGGAGGAAGAAGATCACAGCGAACACCAGTCTGAAGCAAGTATCGGAGAGGAAGAAAATGAAGTTGATGAAGCATTTCGTGAAGAGTTTACCGAATTGCTGGAGAACTACCTTACGCTAAAAGATGAGCTAATAGAGTCTGATCTGGAAAGTGCAGTAAACTCAGCTACTGATTTGATTACTCAATTAGAAGAGATCGGAGAACACCGCCTGGAAGGTGATTCCCATGTAGCCTGGATGGAAAGTTATTCCGCTATTATGGATCATGCCGAAAGTATGAGCAATACCGATGACATTGAGGAGTACCGGGAAGCATTCAGCCGGTTGTCTGATCAACTCATTGAGGATGTAAAAACCTTTGGTATTGAGGGAGTGGTTTATCACCAATACTGCCCCATGGCGTTTGATAATGAAGGGGCTGATTGGCTGAGCAGAGAAGAACAGATTCGAAATCCGTATCTGCCGGAGAATATGTTAACCTGTGGAGAAGTGATTGATTCGATCGAATAG
- a CDS encoding serine/threonine-protein kinase, whose protein sequence is MEPNTLFANRYLLIERIGIGGFSEVWKANDQMAENATVAIKIYAPDKGMDQHGLKQFRREYAVVLNLNHPVLLTARHFDVWEGRPYLVMPFIEGGSLQGRLIEKGNMDEDELAKLLAQISAGLQYLHSKDILHQDIKPDNILIDGNGSYLLTDFGISGRLRSTLRKHTGSSKSMTIAYAPPERFTANPENMEASDIFSLGVLVYELATGNVPWMGNGGISLNSGAEVPELPDHFSSRFKNLVKLMMSANPGERPKSGDLKEVTQKYMETGHWPEIKIPKAKTPKVGGGRKTQKIESAQLPQQSASGSAKTKKGIQTPKKVKQSRGGSDSMKTWIIAAVLLIVVFSAGGFYLMTENSAEAQRLAEQEANQQAVAELVQQADEARSTDDLEGAVSFYEQALEIMPENEDVEQQMLEVQEEIEQIARQAEIDQLASEERQRELAEQREREEADRIRREEEERQRELEERRSRPDITAAPLQGTITLDSDFTPDPWPHSVQLSPNIDLENFNYFGFTTSPATVHLEYNSGAYPLFISAEADNDLIMLVYGPDDQWYFNDDFVGYNPGVEFEDPQSGTYMIWVGSYEETAGSALVKVSEVLYEEDDDIYVDSEGGPDVGEIPIGGDITLEAGFSPDPYTQSISLSGSYDLSEMGYSGYVTIEPSFDFYYTPGSLPLTIKAESNDDTVLLINAPNGEWYFSDDLEGINPGVVFEDPEEGLYNIWIGTFYNETVNATLVITEY, encoded by the coding sequence ATGGAACCAAATACACTATTTGCAAATCGCTATCTGCTCATTGAAAGAATTGGAATCGGGGGATTCTCTGAAGTCTGGAAGGCAAATGACCAGATGGCTGAAAACGCAACCGTTGCGATCAAAATTTATGCCCCGGATAAAGGGATGGATCAGCACGGGCTGAAGCAGTTCCGGCGTGAATATGCTGTTGTTTTAAACCTCAATCATCCCGTATTGCTTACAGCCCGTCACTTTGATGTTTGGGAAGGGCGGCCCTACCTGGTGATGCCATTTATTGAGGGCGGTTCACTTCAGGGACGTCTTATTGAAAAGGGCAATATGGATGAGGATGAGCTGGCGAAGTTGCTGGCACAGATCTCTGCAGGTTTGCAGTATCTGCACAGCAAGGATATTCTCCACCAGGATATCAAACCGGATAATATTTTAATTGACGGCAACGGTTCCTACTTGTTGACGGATTTTGGAATCAGCGGAAGATTGAGAAGTACACTGAGAAAGCATACGGGAAGTTCAAAATCGATGACAATAGCCTATGCTCCGCCCGAACGTTTTACTGCGAATCCTGAAAATATGGAGGCGAGTGATATTTTCTCTCTCGGTGTATTGGTGTATGAGCTGGCAACAGGAAATGTGCCCTGGATGGGCAACGGCGGAATTAGTCTGAACAGCGGTGCGGAAGTTCCTGAGCTACCCGATCACTTCTCATCCCGCTTTAAAAATCTCGTTAAATTGATGATGAGTGCTAACCCGGGAGAAAGGCCAAAATCCGGGGATTTAAAAGAGGTTACGCAAAAGTATATGGAAACGGGGCACTGGCCTGAAATTAAAATACCGAAGGCCAAGACTCCAAAAGTTGGAGGTGGACGAAAAACACAAAAAATTGAGTCGGCACAACTTCCACAACAATCTGCTTCAGGCAGTGCAAAAACGAAGAAGGGAATACAAACTCCCAAAAAGGTAAAACAGAGCCGGGGAGGTTCCGATTCGATGAAAACATGGATTATTGCAGCCGTATTACTGATTGTTGTGTTCTCGGCGGGTGGATTTTATCTGATGACAGAGAACAGTGCTGAAGCACAGAGGCTGGCCGAACAGGAAGCCAACCAACAGGCTGTGGCAGAATTGGTTCAACAGGCAGACGAAGCAAGATCAACGGATGATTTAGAGGGGGCTGTAAGTTTCTATGAACAGGCTCTGGAAATCATGCCGGAGAATGAAGATGTGGAGCAACAGATGCTCGAAGTGCAGGAGGAGATTGAGCAGATTGCTCGTCAGGCCGAAATAGATCAGTTGGCGAGTGAAGAACGCCAAAGAGAACTCGCCGAACAGCGTGAACGTGAGGAAGCCGATAGGATCCGGCGCGAAGAGGAAGAGAGACAGCGAGAGCTGGAAGAGAGACGGTCTCGTCCGGACATTACCGCGGCTCCGCTTCAGGGAACGATTACCTTAGACAGCGACTTTACCCCCGATCCCTGGCCGCATTCCGTTCAGTTGAGTCCAAATATCGACCTTGAAAACTTCAATTATTTTGGATTCACAACATCACCGGCAACCGTTCACTTAGAATATAATTCAGGGGCTTATCCACTTTTTATCAGTGCAGAGGCCGATAACGATCTTATAATGCTGGTTTATGGGCCGGATGATCAATGGTACTTCAATGATGATTTTGTTGGGTACAATCCCGGCGTAGAATTTGAAGATCCTCAAAGCGGAACCTATATGATCTGGGTGGGCAGTTATGAAGAGACAGCCGGCAGCGCCCTGGTGAAAGTTTCTGAAGTGCTGTATGAAGAGGATGATGATATTTATGTGGATAGTGAAGGCGGGCCTGACGTAGGAGAAATACCAATCGGAGGAGATATTACTTTAGAGGCCGGGTTTTCACCGGATCCTTATACTCAATCGATTAGTCTGTCAGGGTCATACGATCTGTCTGAAATGGGTTACAGTGGGTATGTAACCATAGAGCCTTCGTTTGACTTCTATTATACACCGGGAAGCTTACCGCTTACCATAAAAGCTGAAAGTAATGATGACACGGTATTATTGATAAATGCACCAAACGGCGAGTGGTACTTTAGTGATGATTTAGAAGGTATTAATCCCGGAGTTGTATTTGAAGATCCGGAGGAAGGTTTATACAATATCTGGATTGGTACTTTTTATAACGAAACAGTCAATGCAACACTGGTAATCACCGAATACTGA
- a CDS encoding efflux RND transporter permease subunit: MTNKLIRFFLENKLIALLLFLALAGWGISTAPFDWDIDFLPRDPVPVDAIPDIGDNQQIVFTEWPGRSPQDIEDQITYPLTTQLLGLPGVRTVRSNSMFGFSSINVIFEDDIEFYWSRSRILEKLNALPGRTLPEGVQPALGPDATALGQIFWYTLEGYDSDENPTGGWDSQELRSIQDFQVRYALSSVDGVAEVASIGGFVKEYQVDIDPVAMRESGVNVNQIANAVRKSNLDVGARTIEMNRAEYLVRGLGYIESIEDLEESVVSATDNTPIRIKDVARVTMGPAQRRGALDKAGAEAVGGVVVARHGENPLEVINNVKEEIETIATGLPTKELADGTTSQVKIVPFYDRTGLIYETLGTLEEALTLQILITIIVIIVMVMHLRTSLVISALLPLAVLMSFIMMKYIGVDANVVALAGIAISIGTVVDMGIILTENMLRHMDEKSLDEKLLETIYRATAEVSPAVITALLTTIVSFLPVFMLQAQEGRLFGPLAWTKTFILIAALIIVLTLIPVFAHWLFSQTIKSRKWKFIWNSLLIFAGLVIGIFYLGWAGITLMALGVNNLIGLYREDYQPWAPWVNNGIILLGVAWLLAGNWLPLGAQNPISLSLLFILLTVGVIFGLFWLFMKYYEQILDWALRHKALFLSLPILILVIGFVSWRGFDTSFKYAANGFNAIGIEIEETDFWSAMNDRFPGLGQEFMPTLDEGSFLLMPTTMPHAGMEESLQMMQEMDMRIASIPEVESAVGKIGRAESALDPAPISMFETVIQYKSEYKTDERGRRIRFKTENGEYVRDENNELIPDRNGQYYRQWRDQIQSEDDIWTEILHASDIPGVTSAPKLQPIETRLIMLQTGMRANMGIRISGSDLNVIDEFATSLEPIIREVDGVRPTSVFADRVVGKPYIEIDIDRREIARHGLTIQDVQQIISTAIGGQMLGMTVEGRERYPLRVRYAREYRNSPEMMERILVPTPDGSQIPLGQLTEIRFETGPMNIKSENTFLSAYVTFDRQPDQSPIDVVNRVREQLDGQINEGSLSVPDGISYTFEGEFRNQQRATDRLSVVLPITLLIIFLIIYFQFRSSPVTLIVFSGIVLVWAGGFILLWLYGQDWFFNFSLFGIELRDFFQMGTINMSVAVWVGFLALFGIAVDNGVVMATYLEQLFEKKKPQAREGIYATAIEAGFRRVRPCLMTTGTTLLALLPIITSPGKGSEIMIPMAIPIFGGMLVQVLSLLLVPLIYAMWKEFELRNVNVMEEKI, translated from the coding sequence ATGACAAACAAACTCATACGCTTTTTTCTCGAAAACAAACTCATTGCCCTGCTGCTGTTTCTTGCACTGGCAGGCTGGGGTATTTCTACGGCTCCGTTCGATTGGGATATTGACTTTCTCCCGCGAGATCCCGTTCCGGTGGATGCCATCCCCGATATCGGTGACAATCAACAGATCGTCTTTACCGAATGGCCGGGACGTTCGCCGCAGGATATTGAAGATCAGATCACCTATCCGCTAACCACACAGCTATTGGGACTCCCCGGGGTTCGAACCGTTCGCAGTAACTCCATGTTCGGCTTTTCATCCATCAACGTGATTTTTGAAGATGACATTGAGTTTTACTGGAGCCGCTCAAGAATTTTAGAAAAATTGAATGCACTTCCGGGCCGTACGCTTCCGGAGGGTGTTCAGCCCGCATTGGGTCCGGATGCCACTGCTTTAGGACAAATTTTCTGGTACACGCTCGAAGGATATGATAGCGATGAGAATCCCACCGGGGGATGGGATTCGCAGGAATTGCGATCCATTCAGGATTTTCAGGTTCGATACGCGCTCTCCTCAGTTGATGGTGTAGCTGAAGTAGCAAGTATCGGCGGATTTGTGAAGGAGTACCAGGTAGATATCGATCCGGTTGCCATGCGGGAGTCGGGAGTAAATGTGAACCAGATTGCCAACGCTGTTCGAAAAAGCAACCTGGATGTAGGTGCCCGAACCATAGAGATGAATCGTGCTGAGTATCTCGTTCGCGGACTTGGCTACATTGAAAGTATTGAAGATCTCGAAGAGAGCGTTGTTTCCGCTACAGATAACACCCCTATCCGAATCAAGGATGTTGCCCGGGTAACGATGGGGCCCGCTCAGCGACGTGGAGCTCTCGACAAAGCTGGGGCAGAAGCTGTGGGTGGAGTAGTTGTAGCCAGGCATGGCGAAAATCCGCTGGAAGTAATTAATAATGTAAAAGAAGAGATCGAAACCATTGCCACAGGCCTACCAACTAAAGAACTGGCTGACGGTACAACGTCCCAGGTGAAAATTGTGCCTTTTTACGACAGAACCGGCCTCATCTACGAAACGCTAGGTACACTCGAAGAAGCGCTGACCCTTCAAATATTGATCACCATCATTGTCATTATTGTGATGGTGATGCATCTCCGAACCTCATTAGTCATTTCAGCACTTCTGCCACTGGCGGTTCTGATGAGTTTTATCATGATGAAATATATTGGCGTGGATGCCAATGTGGTGGCGCTGGCCGGAATCGCAATATCGATTGGTACCGTTGTAGATATGGGGATTATTCTCACCGAAAATATGCTTCGGCATATGGATGAAAAAAGTCTGGACGAGAAGTTACTCGAAACCATCTACCGGGCTACGGCAGAAGTGAGCCCTGCTGTTATCACAGCCTTGTTAACCACTATTGTCAGTTTCCTTCCGGTTTTTATGCTCCAAGCGCAGGAAGGTCGCCTGTTTGGCCCGCTTGCATGGACCAAGACCTTCATTCTCATTGCCGCACTCATTATCGTACTCACGCTAATTCCTGTTTTCGCCCACTGGCTTTTTTCTCAAACGATCAAAAGCCGAAAGTGGAAGTTTATCTGGAATTCGTTGCTGATTTTTGCCGGACTTGTCATTGGGATTTTTTATCTCGGCTGGGCAGGTATTACACTGATGGCGCTTGGTGTCAATAATCTTATCGGTCTCTACCGGGAAGATTATCAGCCGTGGGCACCCTGGGTGAATAACGGGATCATCCTGCTTGGAGTAGCCTGGCTTCTTGCCGGAAACTGGCTTCCACTGGGAGCGCAAAATCCAATTTCACTCAGCCTTCTGTTTATTCTTTTAACCGTCGGGGTGATTTTTGGACTTTTCTGGCTCTTCATGAAATATTATGAACAAATTCTGGATTGGGCACTTCGCCATAAGGCACTTTTTCTTTCATTACCGATTTTGATTCTCGTTATTGGATTTGTTAGCTGGCGCGGATTTGATACCTCATTCAAATACGCTGCAAATGGATTCAACGCCATCGGGATTGAAATTGAAGAAACCGATTTTTGGTCGGCTATGAATGATCGGTTTCCCGGACTGGGACAAGAGTTTATGCCCACACTCGATGAGGGCTCCTTCCTGCTGATGCCGACAACCATGCCTCATGCCGGAATGGAAGAATCTCTTCAGATGATGCAAGAGATGGATATGAGAATTGCATCTATTCCTGAAGTTGAATCCGCGGTTGGTAAAATTGGGCGGGCTGAATCAGCACTCGACCCGGCTCCGATCTCCATGTTCGAAACAGTTATTCAGTACAAAAGTGAATACAAAACCGATGAGCGTGGACGCCGTATTCGGTTCAAAACGGAAAATGGAGAGTATGTGCGGGATGAGAACAATGAATTAATCCCCGATCGAAACGGACAATACTACCGTCAGTGGCGGGATCAGATTCAAAGTGAAGATGATATCTGGACAGAAATTCTACACGCATCAGATATTCCCGGAGTTACCTCTGCGCCCAAACTTCAGCCCATTGAAACCCGGCTGATTATGCTTCAAACCGGAATGCGGGCAAACATGGGAATTCGGATCAGTGGTTCAGACCTTAACGTTATTGACGAATTTGCCACCTCGCTTGAACCTATCATACGGGAGGTTGATGGAGTTCGCCCCACATCTGTATTTGCCGACCGGGTAGTGGGAAAACCCTACATCGAAATTGATATTGACCGCCGGGAAATTGCGCGTCACGGATTAACGATTCAGGATGTACAGCAGATTATCAGTACAGCCATTGGGGGGCAAATGCTTGGAATGACGGTGGAAGGGCGTGAACGTTATCCACTGCGGGTTCGATATGCACGGGAGTACCGAAATTCTCCGGAAATGATGGAGCGAATCTTAGTCCCCACACCCGATGGAAGCCAAATTCCGCTGGGGCAGCTCACAGAAATTCGTTTCGAGACCGGCCCGATGAACATCAAAAGTGAGAACACATTTTTAAGTGCGTACGTCACGTTTGATCGTCAACCGGATCAATCACCGATCGATGTAGTTAACCGTGTTCGTGAACAATTGGATGGGCAGATCAATGAAGGTTCACTTAGCGTACCGGATGGAATCAGCTACACATTTGAAGGTGAGTTTAGAAATCAACAACGGGCAACCGACCGGTTATCTGTTGTGCTCCCAATCACACTTCTGATAATTTTTCTGATCATCTACTTCCAGTTCAGGTCATCACCCGTTACGCTCATCGTATTCTCAGGAATTGTACTGGTTTGGGCAGGCGGCTTTATCCTGCTCTGGCTCTATGGACAAGATTGGTTCTTCAACTTTTCGCTATTCGGCATTGAGCTACGCGACTTTTTCCAGATGGGCACCATTAACATGAGTGTGGCGGTGTGGGTTGGATTTCTGGCACTGTTTGGCATCGCTGTGGATAACGGCGTAGTAATGGCCACCTATCTTGAACAGCTTTTTGAGAAGAAAAAACCTCAGGCCAGGGAGGGAATTTATGCCACCGCAATCGAGGCCGGTTTCCGAAGAGTGCGGCCCTGTTTGATGACTACCGGAACCACACTACTGGCACTCCTGCCCATTATTACATCCCCGGGAAAAGGGTCAGAGATAATGATTCCCATGGCGATCCCAATCTTCGGCGGAATGCTGGTCCAGGTTCTGAGCCTGCTGCTGGTTCCGCTAATCTATGCCATGTGGAAGGAGTTTGAGTTGAGAAACGTGAATGTAATGGAGGAGAAAATATGA
- a CDS encoding LytTR family DNA-binding domain-containing protein — protein MMFSIRSLCFLLLTLFFGIITELALSQPRQPVDFEGFRSALDEAQSDDEKLESYISFSFTEFRNIPDSLFKIAQEIETLEQASAKRKDAYRNFVLAFAWRQSNRDSSRNYAERASDQLKELNNHVNYLRSQNLLGSEYARYGNTLGAEAVFMQALEYQSENEVTDYPEHFFYGNLGNIYSRVGAYDLAVEMYRYVLDNSERSSDRCNILSTLAVNLSRLENYKRAQETLSPCLDEEDLIPPIASVVQSNMSQIMLDSGDITSGLKYLEQAAAISFENRVPNMELAHQVRLGRLYLEQDMLDEAEEIEIRILDDRFRSGPPNILIDKHLFLAELSSLRRDYDDVLSYSNRAIALARQMNMTPLLKDVYSLRSEAYIGLDNLDEAIDAANSQIELTTNISRQKENQELANAKVRHQLIQYETELASSQTVLNNLTNQLGVVGSLFLLLSLGSGFLYYRYSNSKAEQALAIKKLSESETRRKELELAIKKQKEIFDKKDTQVFVHINSSLMLAVEDIRYIQSDGNYVRIFLADENKPPILERCTLKHCESILPEDYFRKVHRSTIVNLLHIVQVDGEHLTLKDGTTIKMARRAKKEFFT, from the coding sequence ATGATGTTCTCTATTCGTTCTCTCTGCTTTCTTTTACTGACTCTGTTTTTCGGCATCATCACTGAACTTGCTTTATCACAGCCAAGGCAGCCTGTTGATTTTGAAGGTTTCCGTTCCGCATTGGATGAAGCCCAATCAGATGATGAAAAGCTCGAATCTTATATTTCTTTCTCATTTACAGAATTTCGAAATATTCCGGACTCTCTGTTCAAAATTGCACAAGAGATAGAAACTCTGGAGCAGGCATCAGCGAAAAGAAAAGATGCCTATCGCAATTTTGTGCTTGCCTTTGCCTGGCGGCAAAGTAACCGCGACTCTTCTCGCAATTATGCAGAACGTGCATCCGATCAGTTAAAAGAGTTGAATAACCACGTGAACTACTTACGGTCTCAAAATCTACTGGGTTCTGAGTATGCCCGCTATGGCAATACTTTAGGTGCAGAAGCTGTTTTTATGCAGGCTTTGGAGTATCAATCGGAAAATGAAGTAACAGACTACCCGGAGCACTTTTTCTATGGAAACCTGGGAAACATTTACTCACGTGTAGGCGCGTACGATCTGGCTGTAGAGATGTACCGGTATGTTTTGGACAACAGTGAAAGATCATCAGACCGGTGTAATATCCTCTCAACACTGGCGGTAAATCTCTCCAGGCTTGAAAACTATAAGCGTGCCCAAGAAACGCTTTCCCCCTGTTTGGATGAAGAAGATCTCATTCCACCTATTGCTTCTGTAGTTCAGTCAAATATGAGCCAAATCATGCTCGACTCCGGTGATATCACATCAGGATTGAAATATTTGGAACAGGCCGCAGCTATCAGCTTCGAAAATCGTGTTCCAAATATGGAGCTGGCTCATCAAGTCAGATTGGGAAGGCTCTATCTTGAACAAGACATGCTGGATGAAGCCGAGGAGATTGAGATTAGAATCCTTGATGATCGGTTCAGATCTGGTCCACCAAATATTTTAATCGATAAGCATCTGTTTCTGGCAGAACTAAGCAGTCTGAGACGTGATTATGATGATGTGTTGTCATATTCGAATCGAGCTATCGCACTTGCCCGGCAAATGAATATGACCCCGCTTTTAAAAGATGTTTACTCTCTGCGATCCGAGGCATATATCGGATTGGACAACTTGGATGAGGCGATTGATGCCGCAAACAGTCAGATTGAACTAACTACGAATATCAGCCGACAGAAAGAGAATCAGGAGCTTGCTAATGCGAAAGTCCGCCACCAGCTCATTCAGTACGAAACAGAATTAGCAAGTTCGCAAACAGTTTTAAACAACTTAACCAACCAATTGGGAGTTGTTGGAAGTCTGTTTTTACTACTAAGTCTCGGATCAGGATTTCTCTACTATCGATATTCCAATTCCAAAGCTGAACAAGCCCTTGCCATAAAAAAACTTTCCGAAAGTGAGACCCGAAGGAAAGAGCTTGAATTGGCCATCAAAAAGCAAAAAGAAATTTTTGATAAGAAGGACACCCAGGTTTTTGTCCATATAAACAGCAGCTTAATGCTTGCTGTTGAAGATATCCGCTACATTCAATCTGATGGAAACTACGTTCGTATCTTTCTTGCCGATGAGAATAAACCTCCTATCCTTGAACGATGCACTCTCAAACATTGCGAATCCATTTTACCTGAAGATTACTTCCGAAAAGTTCACCGGTCTACGATTGTAAATCTACTTCACATTGTTCAGGTTGATGGTGAACATCTTACGCTCAAGGATGGAACCACAATTAAAATGGCCCGGCGAGCCAAGAAAGAGTTTTTCACATAA